One window from the genome of Metabacillus flavus encodes:
- a CDS encoding PH domain-containing protein, translating to MYFPSKIDWWVYLVIWGGALAGCLSPFAAGRDYEALFVTVPLAGFLIWLWFSTGYLIEGEKLTIRYGPFTNTISITEITSIRKTKNPFSAPALSIDRLEITYGRWFDIAVVSPKEKQEFIKMLKKIQPDIKEK from the coding sequence ATGTATTTTCCATCTAAAATAGATTGGTGGGTCTATCTGGTCATTTGGGGAGGAGCCCTTGCCGGCTGCCTCTCGCCGTTTGCTGCCGGCAGAGACTACGAAGCTCTATTTGTTACCGTTCCATTGGCGGGCTTTCTAATATGGCTCTGGTTTTCAACCGGTTATCTAATAGAGGGCGAGAAGCTTACAATCCGCTATGGCCCCTTTACAAATACTATATCCATAACGGAGATTACGAGCATCAGGAAAACGAAAAATCCATTTTCTGCCCCCGCTTTATCAATAGATCGACTGGAAATTACCTATGGAAGATGGTTTGATATCGCGGTTGTATCTCCTAAAGAAAAGCAGGAATTTATTAAAATGCTGAAGAAGATTCAGCCCGATATTAAAGAGAAATAG
- a CDS encoding FAS1-like dehydratase domain-containing protein: protein MNIQTGDVFTWDRMFSEEEVVFFAELTGDQGRHHMEKDEQGRLMVHGLMTASIGTKIGGDLNYIAREMVSEFLRPVFTGDTITCEVIVTELEEKEGFKRVAMKSVYRNQLGKEVLVGSSHGIIRN from the coding sequence ATGAACATTCAAACAGGGGATGTATTTACTTGGGATCGAATGTTTTCAGAAGAAGAGGTTGTCTTTTTCGCAGAGCTCACCGGGGATCAGGGACGGCATCATATGGAGAAAGATGAACAGGGACGACTTATGGTCCACGGACTGATGACTGCGAGTATCGGAACAAAAATCGGCGGGGATTTGAACTATATTGCCAGGGAGATGGTCAGTGAATTCCTGCGGCCGGTCTTTACAGGGGATACGATTACATGTGAAGTGATTGTAACGGAGCTTGAAGAAAAAGAAGGTTTCAAAAGGGTTGCGATGAAAAGCGTATACAGGAATCAGCTTGGGAAAGAAGTGCTTGTCGGATCGAGCCATGGGATTATCAGAAATTAA
- a CDS encoding B3/B4 domain-containing protein translates to MEITVNPGLKELEPSFKIGIALYRGIEVGDSPQMLKGRMRLFQESLYFDFENQEIKDIPAIQEWRSLFKKAGTDPNRYRPAQEAIFRRIKKQQYLETIHSAADINNFFSMEYQIPTGIYDLDRLNGNIEIRIGNSDDTYEAINGREVSMEKKILSADGNGAFGSPYVDSKKTATSRETVNALQIVYLAPSMEEPEAEKLLSALTSMFVQIHGGTEEHFIIS, encoded by the coding sequence ATGGAAATCACAGTAAATCCTGGTTTGAAAGAACTTGAACCTTCGTTTAAAATCGGAATCGCTCTTTATCGGGGAATAGAGGTAGGAGACTCTCCACAAATGCTGAAGGGGAGAATGAGGCTCTTTCAGGAATCCTTATACTTTGACTTTGAAAATCAAGAAATAAAGGATATCCCTGCTATCCAGGAATGGCGCAGTCTTTTTAAAAAAGCCGGGACAGATCCAAACCGGTACCGCCCTGCTCAGGAAGCTATTTTTCGAAGAATTAAAAAGCAGCAGTACTTAGAGACGATCCATTCCGCTGCAGACATAAACAACTTCTTCTCCATGGAATATCAAATTCCAACCGGAATCTATGACTTAGACCGGTTAAACGGAAACATCGAAATCCGCATCGGAAATTCAGATGATACATATGAAGCCATCAATGGACGTGAAGTCTCAATGGAAAAGAAAATTCTATCTGCAGATGGCAACGGAGCATTTGGAAGCCCCTATGTCGACTCCAAAAAAACAGCCACCAGCCGAGAAACGGTTAACGCCCTGCAAATCGTCTATCTCGCTCCATCTATGGAAGAGCCTGAAGCAGAGAAGCTGTTATCAGCATTGACAAGCATGTTCGTTCAAATTCATGGCGGAACGGAAGAGCATTTTATTATATCGTAA
- the queG gene encoding tRNA epoxyqueuosine(34) reductase QueG, which translates to MNIGALKEEVIAYSKTIGIDKIGFASADTFETLKGRLLMQQALGYQSGFEEPDIEKRTNPGLLVPKAKSIIAIALAYPSKMKNAPKSTREDRRGIFCRASWGKDYHDVLREKLSKLEEFLKEKSPDVRVKSMVDTGELSDRAVAERAGIGWSGKNCATITPEFGSYVYLGEIVTNIPFEPDQPIEDQCGTCNKCVEVCPTGALVQGGQLNAQQCIAYLTQTKGFLPEEFRTKIGNRLYGCDTCQTVCPENKGKDFHLHEDMEPDPELAKPSLKPLLSMSNREFKDKFGHVSGSWRGKKPIQRNAIIALAHYKDTTALPDLYKLVNDDPRPVIRGTAAWAIGKIGQAESILFLEEHLPKEEDDEVLKEIRAGLDLLRK; encoded by the coding sequence ATGAATATTGGAGCGTTAAAAGAAGAAGTCATTGCCTACAGCAAAACGATTGGAATTGATAAAATCGGCTTTGCAAGTGCCGATACTTTTGAAACATTAAAAGGAAGGCTTCTCATGCAGCAGGCACTTGGCTACCAATCAGGCTTTGAAGAACCCGATATTGAAAAGCGGACCAATCCCGGCTTGCTCGTACCGAAAGCTAAATCGATCATTGCCATTGCTCTTGCTTATCCTTCTAAAATGAAAAACGCACCGAAAAGCACGAGAGAGGACCGCCGCGGAATTTTCTGCCGTGCTTCATGGGGCAAAGATTATCATGACGTGCTGCGCGAAAAGCTATCGAAGCTTGAAGAGTTCTTAAAAGAAAAATCTCCTGATGTCCGGGTTAAATCCATGGTCGATACGGGCGAATTGTCAGACCGGGCTGTCGCAGAACGGGCAGGGATTGGCTGGAGCGGAAAGAATTGTGCAACGATCACACCGGAGTTCGGTTCTTATGTGTATCTTGGTGAAATCGTCACAAATATCCCATTCGAGCCTGATCAGCCAATTGAGGATCAGTGCGGAACCTGCAATAAGTGTGTAGAGGTCTGTCCGACAGGCGCTCTTGTCCAAGGCGGACAGCTGAACGCCCAGCAATGCATCGCCTATTTAACGCAGACAAAGGGCTTTTTGCCGGAGGAGTTCCGGACGAAAATCGGAAACCGGCTATACGGCTGCGATACATGCCAAACCGTGTGTCCAGAGAACAAAGGCAAGGATTTTCATTTGCATGAAGACATGGAGCCGGATCCAGAGCTTGCTAAACCAAGCCTAAAGCCGCTGCTTTCCATGTCGAACCGGGAATTTAAAGATAAATTCGGACATGTGTCAGGGTCCTGGAGAGGGAAAAAGCCAATCCAGCGCAACGCGATCATTGCCCTCGCTCACTACAAAGACACAACAGCGCTTCCTGATTTGTACAAGCTTGTCAATGACGATCCAAGGCCTGTCATAAGAGGGACCGCTGCTTGGGCAATAGGGAAAATCGGACAGGCCGAGTCGATCTTGTTTCTGGAAGAGCATTTGCCAAAAGAAGAAGATGACGAAGTGCTGAAGGAAATTCGGGCGGGACTTGATCTCCTGCGGAAGTGA
- a CDS encoding PhzF family phenazine biosynthesis isomerase encodes MKRIKVLHYDAFSSKPDKGNPAGVILNGDCLNETEMQELARIAGFNETAFPIHSDSADFRIRYFTPGQEMDLCGHGTIAALYALKENGLLSDENEVTVETKAGMLPIQLTYTSDEILVTMKQAEPVFKAFKGSRAELMESIGLADGDLADDLPIKYGTTGNWTLLVPIKELQAFERMVPYNKRFPNILTEIPRASVHPFCLETHDDEADMHGRHFSSPFSGTVEDPVTGTASGVMGAYYKKYIAKNEESEINLIIEQGNEIGKEGRVRVKVAQDHGRLHVEMTGNAVFVKEFEIAL; translated from the coding sequence ATGAAACGTATAAAGGTTCTTCATTATGATGCCTTCAGCAGCAAGCCGGATAAAGGAAATCCTGCGGGAGTGATTTTAAACGGGGATTGCTTAAATGAAACGGAAATGCAGGAGCTGGCAAGAATAGCTGGATTTAATGAAACGGCGTTTCCAATCCATTCTGATTCTGCCGACTTTAGAATCCGGTATTTTACTCCGGGTCAGGAAATGGATTTGTGCGGTCACGGAACGATTGCCGCGCTGTATGCGTTAAAAGAAAACGGATTGCTGAGTGATGAAAACGAGGTAACTGTTGAAACAAAGGCAGGAATGCTGCCCATTCAGCTTACGTACACTTCCGATGAAATACTTGTGACTATGAAACAGGCGGAACCGGTCTTCAAGGCTTTTAAAGGTTCAAGGGCAGAATTAATGGAATCCATTGGTTTAGCCGACGGAGATTTAGCCGACGATTTGCCGATTAAATATGGGACCACCGGAAACTGGACGCTGCTTGTCCCGATAAAAGAATTACAGGCATTTGAAAGAATGGTTCCTTATAATAAGCGATTTCCTAATATATTAACAGAAATCCCAAGAGCATCCGTCCACCCATTTTGCTTGGAAACGCATGATGATGAGGCAGATATGCATGGCCGGCATTTCTCCTCTCCATTTTCAGGCACAGTCGAGGATCCGGTGACGGGAACGGCTTCCGGCGTTATGGGTGCGTATTACAAGAAATACATAGCGAAAAATGAAGAGAGCGAAATCAATCTTATTATCGAGCAGGGAAATGAGATCGGAAAAGAGGGAAGAGTTCGAGTGAAAGTGGCACAAGATCATGGCCGCCTTCATGTAGAAATGACGGGAAATGCCGTATTTGTAAAAGAATTTGAGATTGCTTTATGA
- a CDS encoding nucleotidyltransferase family protein, producing MNEKEIIAHIEEDLWMMHVLETVQLLKLPDWWICAGFVRSKVWDVLHGFSEKTVLPDVDVIYYDHRFQNEAIEKELERKLFSLSPEIPWSVKNQARMHRKNKMDPYTDSVDAMSKFPETATAIGVTLNHDGRAILAAPHSIEDLVRMQVKATPYFVNSAVYKKRVIEKDWAAVWPMVKVTL from the coding sequence ATGAATGAAAAAGAGATCATTGCCCATATAGAAGAGGATTTGTGGATGATGCACGTCTTGGAAACCGTGCAGCTGCTGAAGCTTCCTGATTGGTGGATCTGTGCAGGCTTTGTCCGTTCAAAGGTTTGGGATGTCCTTCACGGGTTCAGTGAAAAAACGGTGCTCCCTGATGTAGATGTCATCTATTATGACCACCGCTTCCAGAATGAAGCAATTGAGAAGGAGCTTGAACGGAAGCTCTTCTCTTTATCACCAGAAATTCCATGGTCAGTAAAAAATCAGGCAAGAATGCACCGCAAAAACAAGATGGACCCCTACACAGATTCAGTCGATGCCATGTCCAAGTTCCCTGAAACGGCAACCGCCATTGGAGTTACACTGAACCATGACGGACGCGCCATTTTAGCTGCTCCGCACAGTATAGAGGATTTAGTGCGGATGCAGGTAAAAGCAACTCCCTATTTTGTGAACAGCGCTGTGTATAAAAAGCGGGTCATAGAAAAAGACTGGGCAGCCGTCTGGCCTATGGTCAAGGTGACCCTTTAA
- a CDS encoding FMN-binding negative transcriptional regulator, with protein sequence MYIPKHFEMNDKEAMYHLMKENSFATVFTQHKGEPFASHLPLTIDETEEMIYGHFARPNPQWEDAENQQVLIVFQGPHCYISPAWYNTDHAVPTWNYTAVHVYGELELLKDKDDVLEVLSQLVRQHEPADSSYQMQDIEPGYIENLSKGIAAFKIRITKMEGKAKLSQNHPPERQARVIEALENLPNENERRVAALMRRNDKG encoded by the coding sequence TTGTACATTCCTAAACACTTCGAAATGAACGACAAAGAAGCGATGTATCATTTAATGAAAGAAAACAGCTTCGCCACTGTTTTTACTCAGCATAAAGGTGAACCGTTCGCGAGCCATCTGCCTCTGACAATCGATGAGACGGAAGAAATGATTTACGGTCATTTTGCCCGGCCGAATCCGCAATGGGAGGATGCTGAAAATCAGCAGGTGCTCATCGTTTTTCAAGGCCCGCACTGTTACATATCTCCAGCGTGGTACAACACCGATCATGCCGTGCCGACCTGGAACTATACAGCGGTCCATGTATACGGGGAACTGGAACTCTTGAAAGATAAGGACGACGTCTTGGAAGTGCTGTCGCAGCTCGTCCGCCAGCATGAACCTGCTGACAGCTCCTACCAGATGCAGGACATCGAGCCTGGCTATATCGAAAATTTGAGCAAAGGAATTGCAGCCTTTAAAATCCGTATTACAAAGATGGAAGGCAAAGCAAAACTAAGTCAAAACCATCCCCCTGAACGGCAGGCACGAGTTATTGAAGCGCTTGAAAATCTGCCGAATGAAAACGAACGGAGGGTTGCAGCGTTGATGAGAAGGAATGATAAAGGATGA